From a single Cytophagales bacterium WSM2-2 genomic region:
- a CDS encoding short chain dehydrogenase: protein MKDKVVVITGGSSGIGKALAEAFGKKGSKILITSRNKSDLDLAIADLKRKGITVESFRGDVSVEEDNRKMAAEAIRVFGKIDVLINNAGITMRAMFSDLDLSVVKKVMDVNFYGVLYATQACLPEIIKNKGSVIGISSIAGFRGLPERTGYCASKFALNGFLEVLRTEMLHKDVHVMTAAPGFTASNIRKKALTKDGSAQGESPRDEEKMMTAEECAQYIYNATLKRKNFLILTTQGKAAVWVNKLFPRLADKLVYKTMAKETDSPLK from the coding sequence ATGAAAGATAAAGTTGTTGTTATTACAGGTGGCTCGTCTGGTATTGGTAAAGCATTGGCAGAAGCGTTTGGGAAAAAAGGATCAAAAATTTTAATCACCAGCAGGAACAAGTCAGATCTCGACCTGGCTATAGCCGATTTGAAGAGAAAAGGAATTACAGTCGAAAGTTTTCGTGGGGATGTAAGTGTTGAAGAGGACAACAGGAAAATGGCAGCTGAGGCAATCCGTGTTTTCGGAAAAATAGATGTGCTCATCAACAATGCAGGGATCACGATGCGAGCAATGTTCAGCGACCTGGATTTGAGCGTAGTTAAAAAAGTGATGGACGTCAATTTCTATGGGGTACTTTATGCTACTCAGGCGTGCTTGCCAGAAATCATTAAAAACAAAGGAAGTGTTATCGGGATTTCTTCCATCGCCGGGTTTCGTGGACTTCCTGAGCGAACTGGTTACTGTGCTTCAAAGTTTGCATTGAATGGATTCCTGGAAGTGCTGAGAACAGAGATGTTGCATAAGGATGTTCACGTGATGACAGCCGCCCCCGGATTTACAGCTTCAAACATTCGCAAGAAAGCGCTCACCAAAGATGGAAGTGCTCAGGGTGAGTCTCCGCGTGATGAAGAAAAAATGATGACGGCAGAGGAGTGCGCTCAATATATTTACAACGCAACCCTAAAGCGTAAGAATTTTTTGATCCTCACAACTCAAGGTAAAGCAGCAGTGTGGGTCAATAAACTTTTTCCACGGCTTGCAGATAAACTTGTTTACAAAACGATGGCTAAGGAGACTGATTCCCCTTTGAAATAA